One window of the Octopus sinensis linkage group LG3, ASM634580v1, whole genome shotgun sequence genome contains the following:
- the LOC115209585 gene encoding uncharacterized protein LOC115209585 — protein MVMVHQQVIIDEVARSLQISHSSAYQIIHDEFGSHKACARWVLRTLTAAHKRKRFKVCQHLLDRYNKEGNEFFSRIVTGDETWVHHYEAESKRQRMAWKQPGSPATNSRLSLPRER, from the coding sequence ATGGTAATGGTGCACCAGCAAGTTATCATCGATGAGGTAGCTCGGTCTTTGCAGATTAGTCATAGTTCGGCCTATCAAATCATCCACGATGAGTTTGGCTCCCATAAAGCCTGTGCAAGATGGGTGCTAAGAACGCTTACAGCAGCGCACAAGCGCAAACGTTTTAAAGTCTGCCAACATTTACTCGATCGCTACAACAAAGAGGGCAATGAATTTTTTAGCAGAATAGTCACAGGAGATGAAACGTGGGTCCATCATTATGAGGCAGAATCCAAAAGACAGCGTATGGCGTGGAAACAGCCTGGATCGCCAGCGACAAATTCAAGACTCAGTCTTCCGCGGGAAAGGTGA